The following proteins come from a genomic window of Chloroflexota bacterium:
- a CDS encoding sugar transferase: MKHERPNKYVLTLYISDVLATVLSLSLAEWLRQTLPYGQPFDAYWGGLNWGIYLVAIAIWTIAFRQLSAYDANRILRVADEVQTVLAAVGMSTLLLAGALYLSYRGLSRLLFVYFLLLDILIILLFRAVVRLVFKGLEGRRATEQRILLVGAGEVGRQMAALLDERRWMGLQVVGFLDDDPQKMGQLVGGFPVFGTLDEAPELVTKHGIQEVIITLPLYAHKRLEELVSLLNETPVNVSVVPDFFSLAYLRTSIGILGDIPLVTLKEPAIGGFALLAKRMLDFVVAACALLLLWPAMLVIALLIKLDSPGPVIFKQQRVGWHGGLFWMYKFRTMVADADSKINVIMARTERGRRYMRKDSADPRITRVGRYLRRWSLDELPQLFNVLKGEMSLVGPRPELPLLVQDYEPWQRKRLSVPPGITGWWQVTGRADQPLALHTEADLYYIRNCSLLLDLQILLRTISAVIKGKGAY, from the coding sequence ATGAAGCACGAGAGACCGAACAAATATGTCCTGACCTTATACATCTCTGATGTACTGGCGACCGTTCTAAGCCTGAGCCTGGCGGAGTGGCTGCGTCAGACCTTACCCTACGGGCAGCCCTTTGACGCGTACTGGGGCGGCTTGAATTGGGGCATCTACCTGGTGGCGATTGCTATCTGGACGATCGCTTTCAGGCAACTCTCTGCGTACGACGCCAATCGCATTTTGCGTGTTGCCGATGAGGTGCAGACGGTGCTCGCGGCCGTAGGCATGTCTACCCTGCTGTTGGCTGGCGCTCTCTATCTCTCGTACCGCGGCCTATCACGCCTGCTTTTTGTCTACTTCTTGCTTCTAGACATACTGATCATACTGCTTTTCCGCGCGGTAGTGCGACTCGTCTTCAAAGGGCTGGAGGGCAGACGTGCCACCGAGCAGCGCATCTTGTTGGTCGGAGCCGGAGAGGTGGGCCGTCAGATGGCAGCGCTTCTGGACGAGCGGCGCTGGATGGGGTTGCAGGTCGTTGGCTTTCTGGATGACGACCCGCAAAAGATGGGGCAGTTGGTGGGCGGTTTCCCCGTGTTCGGTACGCTGGATGAGGCCCCAGAGCTGGTGACAAAACACGGCATCCAGGAAGTGATCATTACCCTGCCGCTCTATGCGCACAAGCGCTTGGAGGAGCTAGTCTCATTGCTCAACGAAACGCCCGTCAATGTAAGCGTGGTGCCGGACTTTTTCTCTCTGGCCTATCTGCGCACGAGCATTGGGATTTTGGGTGATATACCCCTTGTGACGCTGAAAGAGCCGGCCATAGGCGGCTTTGCGCTGTTGGCGAAAAGGATGCTAGACTTCGTCGTAGCCGCGTGTGCTCTGCTTCTACTCTGGCCGGCCATGCTCGTCATTGCTCTACTAATCAAGCTAGACTCACCCGGGCCCGTTATTTTCAAGCAGCAACGTGTAGGATGGCATGGCGGGCTTTTTTGGATGTACAAGTTCAGGACGATGGTCGCTGATGCGGATAGCAAGATCAATGTCATCATGGCACGGACAGAGCGAGGTAGGCGCTATATGCGCAAGGACAGCGCAGATCCACGCATTACCCGCGTCGGGCGGTATCTACGTCGCTGGAGCCTTGATGAATTGCCCCAGCTCTTTAATGTGCTTAAAGGAGAGATGAGCCTGGTGGGGCCACGCCCAGAATTGCCCCTCTTGGTGCAGGATTATGAACCCTGGCAGCGTAAACGTCTCAGCGTGCCGCCGGGAATAACAGGGTGGTGGCAGGTTACTGGGCGAGCGGACCAACCGCTGGCTCTGCACACCGAGGCAGATCTGTATTACATTCGCAACTGTTCTCTACTGCTGGACCTGCAAATCCTACTCCGCACCATCAGCGCGGTGATCAAGGGCAAAGGCGCCTATTGA
- a CDS encoding O-antigen ligase family protein, with amino-acid sequence MKPVIDAFTRRARVVRTPLDWPIGLLMLMIPVSLWASFDVRFSLPKAIGLFLGVAVFYVTVGYVRDTKRLIQALLLYFSVGTGVAVLGLVGTKWLYKNPLLSQIVRQLPQLIRGLPGAAEGFHPNEVAGVLLWFVPTQIALLGWLYRHRRFKTWAGIACGFSTPVTISTLILTQSRGGWLGLGVGLALMGAWVDRRVRIGVVLLFVAALATIVLRGPTWVGTVLFGETTSEVFGTLNWAFRVKVWRAALWGISDFPYTGMGLGSFRRVAPILYPLCIPPSYDIAHAHNAFLQAGLDFGVPGLVAYTSIWLLAAWLITSSMRHTKGWLRALAIGLGGSLASYFVYSLTDTVALGAKPTPAWWMMLGLIVSMVRVVDGYLEEESQ; translated from the coding sequence TTGAAGCCAGTAATCGATGCTTTCACCCGCCGTGCACGGGTAGTTCGGACGCCATTGGACTGGCCAATCGGACTGTTAATGTTGATGATCCCAGTGAGCCTGTGGGCTAGTTTTGACGTTCGCTTCAGTTTGCCCAAGGCCATTGGCTTGTTCCTGGGGGTAGCGGTGTTTTACGTCACCGTGGGTTACGTCCGCGACACAAAGCGATTAATCCAGGCTCTGCTGCTCTACTTCTCTGTCGGGACTGGTGTGGCCGTCTTGGGTCTGGTTGGTACCAAGTGGCTTTACAAGAACCCTTTGCTCTCACAGATCGTCCGCCAATTGCCTCAACTGATCCGTGGGCTGCCTGGGGCCGCAGAGGGATTTCATCCCAATGAGGTCGCTGGGGTATTGCTGTGGTTTGTGCCAACGCAGATTGCACTCCTCGGCTGGCTCTACAGGCACCGGCGCTTCAAGACATGGGCAGGCATCGCGTGCGGCTTTTCCACACCGGTAACAATATCAACGCTGATCCTGACGCAATCCAGAGGTGGGTGGCTGGGGCTAGGTGTTGGATTGGCGCTGATGGGGGCTTGGGTGGACCGGCGTGTGCGCATCGGCGTGGTGCTACTGTTCGTGGCTGCGCTGGCCACTATAGTACTACGAGGCCCGACCTGGGTCGGGACCGTCTTGTTCGGAGAGACAACGTCCGAAGTTTTTGGAACTTTGAACTGGGCATTCCGTGTCAAGGTCTGGCGGGCGGCTCTCTGGGGCATCAGTGACTTCCCATACACTGGGATGGGTTTGGGAAGCTTTCGTCGCGTCGCTCCGATACTGTATCCGCTTTGCATCCCACCGAGCTACGATATCGCTCATGCGCACAACGCCTTTCTGCAAGCGGGGCTGGATTTCGGCGTGCCAGGACTCGTTGCCTACACATCCATATGGCTCTTGGCGGCCTGGCTTATCACATCGTCCATGCGACACACAAAAGGCTGGCTGCGGGCGCTTGCTATTGGACTCGGGGGCTCTCTGGCCAGTTACTTCGTTTACAGTCTGACGGACACTGTTGCTTTGGGGGCAAAGCCAACTCCAGCATGGTGGATGATGCTGGGGCTGATTGTAAGCATGGTTCGGGTAGTAGATGGCTACCTTGAAGAGGAAAGCCAATGA